The following is a genomic window from Nicotiana tabacum cultivar K326 chromosome 3, ASM71507v2, whole genome shotgun sequence.
ttttgtatatatatatacgtatatatctTTAAAATGGTTAATTTAAAGCAGTTAATACCTTGAATACTAAAAGCCTTTAGGGGACACTGATTGAGCGAAATAATGTACCTCCATCACGTAAAAATCCTGAGTCCGCCTATGATTTTGCATGTCATCATGAATTCTTTGAATTGAGTAATTTAGTATAATTAATCAACCAATCAACTTTCGTAATTAGTTGGATGGACTATATAAATCCTTTATATGTATTCCACTCTTTTTTTGGTCAATTTTAGTCAAATACTATATAATTTGTCTTTGAAGGCAAATTAGCAAGTATAACTGTATACGTAATTTATTAGATGTCACACTTATCCCTATGTAAACTAGTTCAATCTCAAATATTCTTATATAAGATTAGCCCTTTCCTTACTAGAAAATAAAGCACTCATACTTTCTAATTTTTTAGGCCGAGGGTTATCGGccttagtattttattttttttcatgaaAATAGGCTTAATTTGCTTACTATATTAAGCACGAATaatctctgttttttttttctttcctttttctgaTTTTCTGGATTCTGCCAAAGGGTCTATATCTGTGCTTATGAGGAGGAGAATTAACCGAGTGAAGGGAAAACAAATTATTCAAAATTAAATAAGACGTGCCATTCCCTCCTCTTCTTATTATATTCATTTATTTATAGGGAGTCGATTGGTTAAGACCACACGTCCCCCTTCATCCtcttttttctttagttattcAACTACAACTCTCTCTTTAGCTTTCTGAAGCAAAAGAAAGGCAACTAATGGATCCATACAAGGTACAATTCTAATTCTTCTCTCCAACTTATGCCCTTTCTCACTTGGAAATTTCAGCTGTTGTTAAATTATAATAGTGTTATTACCGAGGGAACGTGGTGGAATGGTTGGAATCTCCATCGTTAACCAGATGTCTCGATTTTTGAACCCGCTAGTTGATTGGCTATATGAGTTTCGGTTTTGAACAAACAATACTATTATTATTGTTTGCTTAACTACTTTCCTAATGTTTCTCTAAGTAAGTTGGCTGCAGTTCACTGTTTTACTGtgtgcatgcatgtcatgtctaATTTCAGAATTTCTTAATTTCCTATGAAACTTATGTATGGttctgttgctgttgttgttataATGCAGTACCGTCCGTCAAGTGCCTTCAATTCTCCATTCTGCACCACTAATTCTGGTGCTCCTGTTTTTAACAACAATTCATCTCTTACTGTTGGTGCAAGAGGTATGACTCATATTGACTTTTTTTGTCTTAAAATCAGTTCAAACAAGAATTTCTTATACTTCCATTTTGCAACAACTTGAGTGGAAACTGAGACTTATGAAGATGGCCTCATGTCTCTTGATAACTACTTCTGGTTGTGTGCAAAAATGTGTTCTTGCCAATAATTTTTGTAGGATTTAACTTCTGGATATAAGTTGTATACACTGACAGTATAAAGATATTTTTACACTATTAGTGAATTTAACTTGTGATAGGAAGTTAGTTACCATTTTTACCGGATCAACAATTAATGTTTATCAAAAGAATTTAGCTGTACTTTACTAATAACTGACCTGATTGCGTAAATATTTTTTACACTGTCACACATAAGTTAAACTCATTGTTGTAAGTGTAACGAGTTAATATTATTATATGCTCCACGCTTAGCTAAGACGTTGCTTATTTCAATATCAGTTCGAAAATAGCTATTGTTAAGTTATTCTCAAGATGTTTGCTAACATAATGAGCACCTTGTAAGACTAATGTTAATTTTACAGAGTTTAAGTTATACTACATGCTTAGAGTATGAAGAAACTTTACAATCAGTGCAATTTAACCAGTTATAACATGTTATCACTCTATTTTTAGATTACTATATCGAACTTGATACTGAGAGCGATGTTGTTGTATGATAGACTCTTTTACATATTTGTGTCTGTGGCTGCTCATAATTTTCTTGACAGGTCCTGTATTGCTTGAGGATTACCATTTGGTGGAGAAACTTGCCAATTTTGACAGGGAACGTGTCCCTGAACGTGTTGTTCATGCCCGAGGTGCTAGTGCCAAAGGGTTTTTCGAAGTTACCCATGACATCACTCACCTTACCTGTGCTGATTTCCTTCGAGCTCCCGGTGTCCAGACTCCTGTCATTGTGAGATTCTCCACTGTTATACATGAGAGGGGTAGTCCTGAAACTCTGAGGGACCCTCGTGGTTTTGCTGTCAAGTTCTACACCAGAGAGGTACGCGAATTGCAACATTTAATTTGACAAGTTACAAATACTAGTTCATTCATTCAGCATTATATCTTCAATTTCCATATACAGACTGGATTATATTTAtcactttccttatttgcacacgACTTACAAATATGTTCCTCCTTAATTAAGTGTTGCCTGGACTGCTTAGTAGAGGATGTTATTTTGCAGCTTAAACACGATATGGACTTCATTTAATGTTTGTATCTGCATGTCTTAGGGACCTATTTTTAAATACCCTGCATATGGGTCTACTTATTTGCTTCTATCAGGTTATGTAATATGATAGTGATTGTTCATGTTGCTTAACACCGTAGTAGAGACCATAGCGCCCTGTGATATTCAATACCTTGCAGTCACTATTATGCTGCCTAATTTTTCATACTCTCATCGAGAAATGATCTCGTATTTAGTTTTTTAAACATGCCTGCATTATGTTTGggatttgttgattgtatttgaaGTTAATCCTTATCTTCTGCCTGAATTCTGATATGCCTCCTCTGCCTCAGGGAAACTTTGATCTGGTAGGGAACAACTTCCCCGTCTTCTTCATCCGTGATGGAATGAAGTTCCCTGACATGGTCCACGCGCTGAAGCCAAATCCTAAATCCCATATCCAGGAGAATTGGAGGGTCCTTGATTTTTTCTCTCATGTTCCTGAAAGCCTGCACATGTTCACTTTCCTCTTCGACGATATTGGTATTCCACAAGATTACAGGCATATGGACGGTTCTGGTGTCCACACATTCACATTGATCAACAAGGCTGGGAAATCAACCTATGTGAAGTTCCACTGGAAGCCCACATGTGGTGTCAAGTCCTTGTTGGAAGAAGAAGCAGCCCGTATCGGAGGAGCAAATCACAGCCACGCTACTCAAGACCTCTATGACTCTATTGCCGCTGGAAATTATCCTGAATGGAAGCTCTTCATTCAGACTATGGATCCAGATCATGAAGACAGATTTGATTTTGATCCACTTGATGTTACAAAAACTTGGCCAGAGGATATCTTGCCGTTGCAGCCGGTGGGAAGATTAGTTCTGAACAAGAACATTGATAACTTCTTTAATGAGAATGAGCAACTCGCTTTCTGCCCTTCTATTGTGGTTCCAGGGGTTTATTACTCAGATGATAAGATGCTTCAAACTCGTATTTTCTCCTACTCTGATACCCAGAGGTATCGACTTGGACCAAACTATTTGCAACTTCCTGCTAATGCTCCAAAGTGCGCTCATCACAACAATCACTACGATGGCTCCATGAATTTTATGCACAGGGATGAGGAGGTATTTCTCTCTCCTTCTATAACAGTACATATCCATGTTTGATTCAGATTTTGCTAAAGAGTTCGAGTGCttaaagttttaatttttttttacaccaTCAGGCTAATATTCTTTATTTTTACCACATATAAAAATAACGTACTTT
Proteins encoded in this region:
- the LOC107799583 gene encoding catalase isozyme 1 (The RefSeq protein has 1 substitution compared to this genomic sequence), which encodes MDPYKYRPSSAFNSPFCTTNSGAPVFNNNSSLTVGARGPVLLEDYHLVEKLANFDRERVPERVVHARGASAKGFFEVTHDITHLTCADFLRAPGVQTPVIVRFSTVIHERGSPETLRDPRGFAVKFYTREGNFDLVGNNFPVFFIRDGMKFPDMVHALKPNPKSHIQENWRVLDFFSHVPESLHMFTFLFDDIGIPQDYRHMDGSGVHTFTLINKAGKSTYVKFHWKPTCGVKSLLEEEAARIGGANHSHATQDLYDSIAAGNYPEWKLFIQTMDPDHEDRFDFDPLDVTKTWPEDILPLQPVGRLVLNKNIDNFFNENEQLAFCPSIVVPGVYYSDDKMLQTRIFSYSDTQRYRLGPNYLQLPANAPKCAHHNNHYDGSMNFMHRDEEIDYFPSRYDPVRHAEKYPIPSTMCTGKREKCVIQKENNFKQPGDRYRSFTPDRQERFIRRWVEALSDPRITYEIRSIWISYWSQADKSLGQKLASRLNVRPSI